From Candidatus Eisenbacteria bacterium:
GATTCTTCTACTTGGACAGAAATACCTGAAAGGAGAAGGAAGGCTCTTTGGCATCGACATATCCGCCACCGCCGTCAGGAAGGCAGGGGAAATGAACGAACTCCTGAACCGTGAAGTGAAAGGTTTTGCGGTGGGAGAGTCCGAGGGACTCCCTGTTCGGGAAAACTCGCTGGATGCCGTTCTTTGTGTGGAGCTCCTCGAGCACACGGCTTCTCCTGAGAGAGCTCTCAGCGAGATTCACCGGATACTTGCGCCTGGCGGGTTTGCGATAATAGGTACTCCAAACAAGAGCTACATTTTCGAGAGGCTTGGCGCTCTCTTGCCCGGGCCGATACAGGCGAAACTCAAGCAGAGAAGGCCAAAGGCAGAGGCAGAACTGGAAGAGTGGACCCACATGCATCCTTCAGAGATGGGATGGGGGGAACTCAAGGGAGTGCTCAGGAGGACCGGCTTCAAAATAGAAACAGCGAGAGGAACCAATTGGATAAGTCAGAAACAGTGGCTGGATGATTCCCCTTTTCTCTTCGGAATGTCAGTGATCGGAGACTCTCTTCTGAATCTCTTCAGACTGTGGCCCGATTTTCAGTGGGGAGTCATCCTTCTGGCGAGAGCAGTCAAGTAATTTTCCCGCTTCCCGAGACTTCATTTCTTCCCGTACGCGCCGACTATCTTCCCTATTGCAGACACGACGTCGTCGAGATCCTTCTTGGTCATTGAGGGATAGAGGGGGAGACTAATCTCTCTTTCGTAGAGAGCTTCTGTCTTCGGGAAGTCGCCCTTCTTGTATCCCAGCGCATCTCTGAAGTAAGGATGATAGTGGATCGGGATGAAGTGCACCGTCGTACCGATATTCTCCGAACGCAGCTCTTCAATGAATTTCGTCCTGTCCACTGAAAGCTCATCCAGGTTAAGAAGAAGGGGATAGATGTGCCTTGCGTGCCTGAGATCTGCAGAAACATATGGCACTGTGACGTGACCGATTCGAGCGATGGCTCTATCAAGATAACTTGCGTATTTCTCTCTCTTCGCGACGAATGAATCGAGCTTTCTGAGCTGATGAATGCCGATTGCAGCCATAATGTCCGACATATTGCACTTGTAGCCAAGCTGAGTTATCTCGTAATACCATGACCCTTGAGCAAAGTACCTCTTCCAGGCGTCCCTGCTCATTCCGTGCAGGCTCAGGATCCTCACCTTTTCGGAAAGCTCCTCATCATCCGTCACAAGCATCCCGCCTTCACCTGTGGTCAGGTTTTTCGTGGCATAGAAGCTGAATGCGGTTGCGTCGCCAATAGAGCCGATTTTCCTGCCTTTGTACTCTGCGCCAATTGCGTGCGCGGCATCCTCGATGATCTTCACGCCTTTCTGTTGGGCTATCCGCAAGAGCGAGTCCATCTCGCACGGCTGACCCGCGAAATGAACGGGTATTATGGCCTTTGTCCTCCGGGTGAGCTTTTTCTTCACCTCTTCCGGGTCAATGTTAAAGGTCCTTTCGTCAACATCCGCAAGGACCGGCTTTGCCCTCATGTGGAGGATAACGGCCACGGTGGAACAGAAGGTAAACGGAGAAGTGATGACCTCATCTCCCTCTCCGATTCCGTAGGAAGCAAGGGCGAGATGAAGCGCGGCAGTGCATGAGTTGAGTGCCACGGCATACCTGGAGCCCACGTAGGCCGCGAGCTCTTTCTCAAATTTCAATGTCTTTGGGCCGGTCGTGATCCAGTCCGAGCCGAGCGCATCCAGGACCTCCGCCCTTTCCTTGTCGTCGAAGCAGGGACGCGCAAAGGGCAGGAAGGTTTTCCTCGCAGGGTTCCCGCCCATCGAGGCAAGAGTGTCCTTTGAACGGGTATTACGCCGACCGGATATGCCGGACCTTTTCACTTGCGGATGCACCTCGCATTGCGGACCAGACGGCGGCTCATGAGAAATCTCTCGATCTGAATCCGAAGTATGCCAGGAGGCTCAGAAACCCGCAAGAGGCCAGGAGGATCATGTAGGGCTCAACCGGTATCCTGTATCGCACCGATGTTGTGAAGAACGAATGGAACAAGGCGAAGAGGAGCGGCACGAGAACAACGATAAACATTTTCCTCCAGCGTCTTCCGAGGAGGAGAGTTCCAAGCAACGAGAAGACAAGCACAGGAGTGAAGCTCACGACGCTCACAGCCTTGTAGAGCTTCCCGGTGTGCGGATTCTTCGAAAACGTGCTCGGGTACAGGTCGAAAAAGTAAACAAATCGCTTTGCACAGAGAGAAATGAACTTCTGTGGATTCTCCCGTACGAACCGCTTTGTTCTCTCCATGTAAACAGAGTCCGCGACAGCAGAACCCTCACGGCTTCTGGCTATCTCCTGCATCATGTCGGGCGTGAACATCTTACTCCGCTCTTCCATGCTTGTTTTCTCGGCAGTCGCAAGAGGATTGTTCGCGGCAAAGAACGCCCTTGCCCCCATCCTCGCAATTGGAATGAACTTCCCCTCAACCACGTAGTTCCTCATTCCCCAAAGAAAGACAGGAAGTGTTGTGAAGACCGTAAGTATGAGAACGTTGACCAGCCGTTTCCTGATCCGGATTCTGTCCGAAATCATGAGCCAGAGAGCAAATGCAGGCATCACGGGAAGTATCAGCGGAACAAAGAGGGCAGAGAGCCCGAAAGAAATCCCCGATGGAATCAATAGGGAAGGTCTTCGCTTTTCACCCGACAGGACAAGCAATACGAAGGCTGAGGCCAGGAGGAATGCAAATATGCATTGGGGGATGAGAGCTGAGGAAATGTAGACCAGAAAAGGATAGAGCGCTGCCACAAACGAGGATAATCGTGCGGCAGTTACTCCCAGAAGGATTTTTCCTATGAAGTAGAGGAAAAGCACGGTGAGCGCCCCCAGAAGGGATTGAAGCAGTCGTGCATTTACAACGGTACTTCCGGGGAGAAGCTCCACACCCGCCAGGAAAAGAGTTTGCCCCGGCGGGACAAGCGTGTTTACATCTCTTCCACCGGTTTCGACAATTCTTGAAGCCCAGAGAAGATAGTTGTCATCATCCCAGTAGATTCTCTCGCCGATGGAAGCCGCGTAGAAAACCCGCAGGAAAAGGGCCAGAAGAAAAACGAAATATGGAAATTGGGAAAGTTTTCTGGGTTTCACCTGAGCCCGGTTCTTTCCGATCTCTGCCTGAACGCTGCGCGAAGAATCCGCTTTGGCAATTGCCTCTTGCCGGCTGCACAGAGCTCTATTCCCAGTCCAGACTTCGATCTTGCCGAAGGCCAGAATATGGAAAACTCCCAGGTTGGTCAAGAGGATTCTGGGTGGCGCATAGCCTTTCTCATGAAGAAAACGCCGGCCCGCGCTCTCTCCCCACTTGACACCCATTCTCCCCTTATATATAGACAGAGGAGTGTATGAGGCGCAAAGCAATGCGCACCGTTCCTATCACAGTGTTGCCGGAAAGTACTCGCGCGGCCGGGGATTGCATATCTCGCGGCCGTCACTTCTCATCGGGCCGGAGATGAATCGATGAAACCGGAATTCCGCCGTTCTCCGCGATTCTGGCTGCTGGCAATATTCATGCTGGCGCTCGCAGTGCGACTCATCTACCTTGGCGTGATGGTCGGATTTAACAGCCCTGTGCCGCTTCGTTACGACGACGGCACATACGACGGCCTGGCACGCTCGATTGCATCCGGACATGGGATGACATTGTGGGATAAGCCGAGCACGATTGTGTCGCCCGGCTATCCCTATTTCATCGGTGGATGCTACGCAATCTTCGGTCCGGCGCCGTCTGGTCCGCGCGTCGTCCAGGCCCTGATCGGATCATCTACGGTGGTACTGGTCTCCGCGTTTGCTCTGGAGCTGGGGCTGGGGCTTCCGGCTGCGGTCCTGGCAGGGACTATCGCTTCGTTTCATCCTTCGGCAGTTTATTTCACCGGACGGTATTTTCCGATGATTCTGCATGCGGCCTTGCTGGCTGCCGCGATATATGCGCTCCTCAGGTGGCGCCGGAGAGGATGGCTGTGGCTGATAATGTCCGGAGTGATGTTGGGCATAGCTGCCCTGGTGCGCTCCGACGTGCTCATGCTCGTGCCCCTGATGGCGCTCAGTCTGCTGCCTCTGGTTGGCTGGGGACGACGCTGGGTGGCCGCCGCCGTGCTCCTTGTCGGAATCGCTTACGCGCTGCAACTTCCGTGGCTCGTGCGGTGTGAGAGGATTGGCGGCTTGCAGGCATTTCCTACCACGTTCACGTGGCGGACGCTCTGGGGAGGAGACAATCCGTGGTCGCGCGGGGGCCCTGTGACAGCTGAACGTATCATAGCGCATTACGACACGCCGGGGAGCGAGGCGGGTTTGAGGCCGGCGATGCGCGAGCAGCTGTTCGCTCTCAGGCAATGGCAGGCAATTCGCACCCAAATGACCGAAGCTCAGGCGGAGAGCGCTTTCAAGTATATGACTCTTACTTGGCGCGCCCGTGAACCGGGGCGTTACATCGCAAACATCGGCCGCAAGCTCCTGGCCTTTGCCAGCCCCTGGCCCATGCAAGGTGGGGACGTACTTCGACGCTACGGTCTTATCCTGGGATTGAGTTACGGGATATGGCTGCCACTGGCCCTCATAGGATTCGTGGCTGCCTGGCGCCTGGGACCGGCGCGCTGGATGTTTATCGCGGTAGTCCTTCAGATCCTGATGACCACCGCCGCCGTGTGCGGACATCCGCGCCTGCGCTTTGCCACCGAGGTGCTTTTCATGCCCTACGCCGGATACGGCATCGTGCGTCTCCGCGATTGGCTCATCCGACGCCGACGGCCCGATGCCGGGACAGAATCATCTCCGGGCACGCACGCATAGCTCGTACCGGAACGGCGCACTCACACTCGCGACGGCCTCACTGCGTGACTTCATTCAGCTTTGGGTTCCGCTCCTTTTTCAACCACCCTTGTTACCTTCAGCTTCTCTCCGGGAGACGGCGAGCGGCTCATGTTTTCCAGGCGCAGAACGGACATCTTCTCGAAGACTTTGACGATTGTTGCCAGAGCTATGTCGGTTTCCTCGGTCCCGAGAACCTCACCGGTCACCGGATGCTTCACGTCTTCTACTCCTATCAGCTGTATTGTGAGGCCGACAACTGCACCATCTCTTTCGCCAAAGTCGAGATACATCGTTCCATCATCAGTCAGTTTGACCACGGTGAAGAGCTTCGCCGCTTCCGGCTGGCATTCTTTGGTCTCCGCGGTCTGGGGGATGGCCGCAAGCGCTCTCTGGATTGACGTATTCTGCGGCTCAAGGGAAAGCGCCTTTTCATAGGAGGCTCTTGCATCCGGCATGCGTTCGAGCTTCTCGTATGCAACGCCCATGTTGTAGTGAGGAGCCGGGTCATCAGGTTCAGCAGCGGCAGCTCGCTCCCATTCGAGGAGAGCCTTGTCCCAGAGGCCTGCCTTGGCGAATTCGACTCCGCGTTTTGACTCCTTGGAGGCGCCTTTCATCAGATGGAAGGTTCTCAAGACCGGATGAGGCGAGATTGTCCCGGCGAGCTCTGAAGCAACGCCACTCGTGAGCCGAAAAAGAATTTCCCCATCGGGTGGAATCTTCTCCCGTCCCGATCCTCCAAACACGCGAAAGAGACCCAGCCATCCGAATCCGCCGCTTGATTGATCTTCGGGCATTCTCTCGTCGAAGCCCGAGCTCCTGGATTCCGACACCAGCACCTCTCCTGTGACTGTATCGACGACGCGGAGGTTCGCCGCAACGGATGCCGTCTTGTGGCGATAGAACACATCGACAGGTCTTTCTTCCTCTTCATAGACCTTTACTTGTTCCTCCTCCTTGGACCATGGAAACCTCTTTTTCTTTTCGTAGTGCCATTTGCCGGTCTTGAAACTTCGTGTCTCTGTCTCTTTTTCGCGCACTTCGCGGGTCTCGTACGAAATTACCTCTCCGACTATGACTGCCTGTGCTCCGAGAATGCCCCCTACTTTTGCTGCGCTCTGCTCGTCGATTACGCCGGAGAGTCCCAACGCCTGTTCTCGCAGGACCGTCTCAAGGTCTCCTCTTTCGACCAAGTGGAATTTTCCGCTTTTCTTAAGCCGTGTGGTTATTTCAGACGCGACTGCCTTCCCTGACCCGGGCGAGCGGGCGAAATCAGAGAAATCAAGAACAGCGATAGTTGAAATCTGGGCAAGCTCATATGCTGGCTTCTCGGTAGCGGCAAAATTCACCACGGTAGATGCGCAGCCGGAAACCAAAAGGAGACAAAGCAGGAAAGGAACTAAAGGGAGCCTTTCTTCATTCAAGAAAGATCCTCCTGCGACCCGGTCAGGAAATGGATTCAATCCCACCACAACCAGAGCAGGGAATCAGGCTCACCCAGCCCCCGGCGGGCACTAGACAACAATGACAATCTCGGATCTTCCTAATGAGATTATGAAAAAGTCCGAAAATAGTCCAGAAGATTCTGATAGTGTGGAGCCCGGTGCGATGCCGGCAGAAGTGTATGCCTGGCCGCGGAAGATGAGGGGCTGGCTCGTGTGATGGCCGTCCAGCCGCGCGAATGCTCTGTGCTTTCCGGCACACCATTCCATCGCGGGAATCTTCGAAACCCGTTGACTTGAGCGCCTGTCCAGAGAGATTATGCGAAATCATCTGGTTTCTACCCTGGAGATTATCTAATGTCTTTTCTTCCTTTGTACGCTCGCACCTTTCTGATTGACCGCGTTCGCGAGGGGGGACGCTTCAGGCGTATTCTTGCGGAGCTTGAATCCCACGAAAGATGGTCTGGGGATGCCGCGCGGAAGTATCAGGAAGCCAAGCTGGCGCAGGTCTTCAAGTGGTGCCGGCGCGTGCCGTACTACGCGGAGCAGCTCGACGCCTGGCGGGTGGGACGCGGATCTGCTCTTGAGGCGTTGAATAGGCTTCCGCTCCTTGATAAAGGGATCGTGCGAAGTCGAAACAATGAGTTCCACGCTCGTGGACTGGCGGGTCTATTGGCTCTCAAAGGTCATACGAGCGGCACGACCGGAACTCCGATGACCTGCTGGCGTGACGTGGAGGCCATCCGTTTTGAGAATGCTTCTCTCTGGCGGATATTCCGCTGGGCAGGGGTGGAGCTGAATGACCGGCGCGCTGTGATGCGAGGAGACATGGTGGTTCCAGCGACGCAGAACGAACCACCCTTCTGGACACGTGCCTCTTCCAAAGTGATGCTTCTTTCGCTCTACCATCTCTCGCCCAGGTACCTGCCCGGATACCTGGAAGCTCTGCGACAGTTCGCACCCGCGACCATCGAGTCCGTCCCATCCGGTCTGGCCACACTGGCAAGCTGGATGGTCGAGCACGGAGAGACCCTGCAATTGAAGGCGGCGATCACGAGCTCTGAGAGTCTTCTCGATGAGCAGCGCAACAGGATGGAGCGTGCCTTCTCATGCCCGGTCATAGATTACTACGGCAATAGTGAAAGAACCGTTCTATTGGCACGCTGCGAACGCGGTGCCTATCACGTGCTGTGGGATTATGCGGTGACGGAGTTCCTCCCGGATGAGCGGGGTGACCTCGAAGTTGTGGGAACTGCTTTGATGAATCGTGTCATGCCGCTCCTTCGCTACCGTTCAGGGGACAGGATTGAGGCAGGAATCACAGGCGAACGCTGCCCGTGCGGCAGGACTTTCCCTGTCTGCGGCCGGCCTGAAGGCCGTTTGGATGCCTACATTCTCACGCCGGATGGTCGATACATCGGCCGCGTTGAGCGCACCCTGACAGGTCTTCACCATATCCGGGAAGCCCAGTTCATTCAGACAGCCATTGACCGGCTCGTCATCCGCGTCGTCGGCGCACCGGAATTCAATGACGAGGACACCAGGACGCTTGTTGAACGGGCGCGCAACTGGATCAGCCCGGAGCTGCAAGTATCAGTCGAGCTTGTCGAGAGTATCCCTCGAGGTCCCAGGGGCAAGTTCGCCATCATCGTATCGAACCTTCCCCCATCTCAGGTGTGACCCCGCACCCTACCCTCTCCCCGAAGGGTAGAGGGACATACTATCCCACCTTCTCTCCTCTCCCACTTGGGGAGAGGATAAAGGTGAGGGGAACCTTCACAGAATTCGATTGCGCTGCTGCGCCATGATTTGATAGTTTTAGAGGTTAGGGACTTTTTCCTCACTCTGTAAGGGCCGCTTTGGGGATCATTCAGGGAGCTACTGTCTTGAACAAGAAATTCCGTTGGTTTTCGCGAAGACTCGCGGCAATGTCCTGGGAAGAGATTCTCCTGAGGGCGGGCAGGCAGGGACGAGATGAGGTGGAGAGATTAAAGTGCCTCCTGGCCGCACCATCGATTGAAGATTTCCGGGCTGCCACCGATGAGAAATCACGGGCCGAGTGTGCCAAGAAATTCTTCTTTTTGTCGCAAAATCCTGTCCGCATCAAAGAGTACGTTGCCAGGGAAAAGCCGGAATGGCTTTCGAGTACCAACAGGAAAGCGGAGGAGGCGCTGTCGCACAGGGTTTCATTCTTCGGTAGGGAATACTATCTGGGCGACAGGATTGAATGGTCAAGAGACTATTCGACCGGAAACGTCTGTCCGCTCCGCTTTTGGACACGGATTAATTACAGGGACTCAGAAAAATTCGGAGACCACAAGGTCACCTGGGAACTGAACAGGCATCAACATCTTGTTCCCCTCTCCAAGGGATACTTCTACACATCCGACGAGAGGTATCTCAGGGAAATAGTCTCCCAGCTTGACGACTGGACTGAGACGAACCCGTTTCTGAAGGGAATAAACTGGACAAGTCCGCTCGAACTTGCTTTGAGACTGATTTCATGGGCATGGATTTTCAATTTCCTTGGGGATTCCATCAGAGCAAACAAGAAGTTCTACGAAAAGTTCCTGCTCTCTGCTTATCTTCATGCAGATCACATTGAGAAAAACCTCTCCCTTTATTCATCGGCAAACAATCACCTGATAGGTGAATGCACCGGTCTTCTCTTTGCCGGTCTGGCATTTCCGCAGTGCCTGAAATCCCGGAGGTGGGTGGAAAAGGCCTCCAGTATGTTGTGGGATGAAGCAGTAGCGCAGATCTATGAGGACGGAATCGGGAAGGAGCAGGCGACTGACTATCTCCTTTTTGTTGTCGAGCTGTACATGCTTGCCTTCATTCTCAGTGAAAGAAACGGGCTGCGAGTGCCCGAGAAGGCAAAAAACCGGATAGAGCGTTCCCTGGAGTTCATAATGTACATCACTGACAGAGAGGGAAACGTTCCGAGGATCGGTGATTCTGACGAGGGAAAGGCCTTCACACTTTCGGAGAATGATGACAAAAGAGCCAGGGCGCTCCTTTCCGTTGGTGGAATCTACTTTGGAAGAAAAGAGTTTAGCCTTTCGGCAGGGAGGATTCACGAAGAAGCGTTGTGGCTTCTCGGACTTGAAGCAATGGACGACGAGAGCTCCGCGGCCGGCCAGGAGATTGAGCTTTCATCAAAGGTATTTGAGAAAGGCGGTTATTCAGTGATGAGGTGCGGCGAGGGTACCGGCGAGAAACTCATTGTTTTCGATTTCGGCGAGCTCGGCTATCTTTCGCTAGCCGCGCATGGACACGCCGACTGCCTCAGTCTCTGTGTCTCGGCATCCGGCGAGGAGTTACTGGTTGACCCCGGAACTTATTCCTACCACACTGAGCCTGATTTCAGGGAATACTTCAGGGGAACATTCGCTCACAACGCGCTTTCCATCGACAAGGAATCCCAATCCGAGAGTCTCGGGCCGTTTCTCTGGGGAAAAAGGGCACGAGGACGCTTGAGAATGTGGTTTTCAGACAGAGTCGCCGACTTTGCGGAAGCCGAGCACGATGGCTACGAATCGAAGTTCTCGGCGACGCACGTCAGAGGAGTCGCCTTCGTCAAACCTGAAGGCCTGGTTGTCTGCGATACCGTCTGCGGCAAGGGGACAAGAAGCGCAGTGATAAGATGGCACCTTCCTCCCGGCTCAAACCTCATTTCGAGCGGGGAAGAAGGGGTAACAGTGGCGACCCCGGGAGGGAATCAGATACTGTTCGCGTTTTTCTCAACGACGTCTCTCTCTCAGGAGTGGATTGAGGGGAAGCTTAATCCCCCTCAAGGCTGGTTTTCTCCCCATCTTGGGCTGCGAATTCCCTGTCCAACCCTGGAAATCGGTGCCCGGGGCGAGCTTCCCTTCTCGGTTACGAGTTTGATATTTCCGTTGGGAAAGCTGGGATTAAGCCGAAAAATTAGGATGAGGCACCTTTCCGGGGCAAATTCGTCATCCAAGAGGCAAATTCACGGGCTTGCCCTGGGGAAGGAAGAAGCAGTTGAATACTATTATGTGAACTACTCAGATGAAGAGGTCGCATTTGACTCCTTCAGGGCACGAGGGAAGTTTGTTTTCCTGAAGGAAGTCCGGGGAAAAGTGGATACGATTTTCGGCACGGAGCTCGCTTATGTCGAAAGGGACGGCAAGAAGATAGTTGAAGTATCTCCGCCCGTTGAGGCCCTTTCATGTGATCTTTCAAAGGAAACCCCTCTTCTTGGGGCTTCCTCCCCGACCCGTGTCAGGCTTCTTCTTAATGGCAGGTCATGTGACTTCACAGCCGGACAAAGTGAAACTGCGCGGGGAGGCGAAGTCGAAATGGAGGCTCGAAGATGAAGGTCTCGGTATTTGGACTCGGCTATGTTGGCTGTGTGACTTCCGCATGCTTGGCAAAGATAGGGCATCAGGTGATTGGAGTGGATGTCAATCCCTACAAGGTTGACTGCATAAACAGCATGAGAAG
This genomic window contains:
- a CDS encoding alginate lyase family protein translates to MNKKFRWFSRRLAAMSWEEILLRAGRQGRDEVERLKCLLAAPSIEDFRAATDEKSRAECAKKFFFLSQNPVRIKEYVAREKPEWLSSTNRKAEEALSHRVSFFGREYYLGDRIEWSRDYSTGNVCPLRFWTRINYRDSEKFGDHKVTWELNRHQHLVPLSKGYFYTSDERYLREIVSQLDDWTETNPFLKGINWTSPLELALRLISWAWIFNFLGDSIRANKKFYEKFLLSAYLHADHIEKNLSLYSSANNHLIGECTGLLFAGLAFPQCLKSRRWVEKASSMLWDEAVAQIYEDGIGKEQATDYLLFVVELYMLAFILSERNGLRVPEKAKNRIERSLEFIMYITDREGNVPRIGDSDEGKAFTLSENDDKRARALLSVGGIYFGRKEFSLSAGRIHEEALWLLGLEAMDDESSAAGQEIELSSKVFEKGGYSVMRCGEGTGEKLIVFDFGELGYLSLAAHGHADCLSLCVSASGEELLVDPGTYSYHTEPDFREYFRGTFAHNALSIDKESQSESLGPFLWGKRARGRLRMWFSDRVADFAEAEHDGYESKFSATHVRGVAFVKPEGLVVCDTVCGKGTRSAVIRWHLPPGSNLISSGEEGVTVATPGGNQILFAFFSTTSLSQEWIEGKLNPPQGWFSPHLGLRIPCPTLEIGARGELPFSVTSLIFPLGKLGLSRKIRMRHLSGANSSSKRQIHGLALGKEEAVEYYYVNYSDEEVAFDSFRARGKFVFLKEVRGKVDTIFGTELAYVERDGKKIVEVSPPVEALSCDLSKETPLLGASSPTRVRLLLNGRSCDFTAGQSETARGGEVEMEARR
- a CDS encoding CsgG/HfaB family protein, with protein sequence MNEERLPLVPFLLCLLLVSGCASTVVNFAATEKPAYELAQISTIAVLDFSDFARSPGSGKAVASEITTRLKKSGKFHLVERGDLETVLREQALGLSGVIDEQSAAKVGGILGAQAVIVGEVISYETREVREKETETRSFKTGKWHYEKKKRFPWSKEEEQVKVYEEEERPVDVFYRHKTASVAANLRVVDTVTGEVLVSESRSSGFDERMPEDQSSGGFGWLGLFRVFGGSGREKIPPDGEILFRLTSGVASELAGTISPHPVLRTFHLMKGASKESKRGVEFAKAGLWDKALLEWERAAAAEPDDPAPHYNMGVAYEKLERMPDARASYEKALSLEPQNTSIQRALAAIPQTAETKECQPEAAKLFTVVKLTDDGTMYLDFGERDGAVVGLTIQLIGVEDVKHPVTGEVLGTEETDIALATIVKVFEKMSVLRLENMSRSPSPGEKLKVTRVVEKGAEPKAE
- a CDS encoding DegT/DnrJ/EryC1/StrS family aminotransferase translates to MGGNPARKTFLPFARPCFDDKERAEVLDALGSDWITTGPKTLKFEKELAAYVGSRYAVALNSCTAALHLALASYGIGEGDEVITSPFTFCSTVAVILHMRAKPVLADVDERTFNIDPEEVKKKLTRRTKAIIPVHFAGQPCEMDSLLRIAQQKGVKIIEDAAHAIGAEYKGRKIGSIGDATAFSFYATKNLTTGEGGMLVTDDEELSEKVRILSLHGMSRDAWKRYFAQGSWYYEITQLGYKCNMSDIMAAIGIHQLRKLDSFVAKREKYASYLDRAIARIGHVTVPYVSADLRHARHIYPLLLNLDELSVDRTKFIEELRSENIGTTVHFIPIHYHPYFRDALGYKKGDFPKTEALYEREISLPLYPSMTKKDLDDVVSAIGKIVGAYGKK
- a CDS encoding class I SAM-dependent methyltransferase, which encodes MTVKDEQKRHYNLFYGKPGRLSWGSPSGSYENYRYAVWIMKLFERILREKGTRLSVLDLGCGDGKKILLLGQKYLKGEGRLFGIDISATAVRKAGEMNELLNREVKGFAVGESEGLPVRENSLDAVLCVELLEHTASPERALSEIHRILAPGGFAIIGTPNKSYIFERLGALLPGPIQAKLKQRRPKAEAELEEWTHMHPSEMGWGELKGVLRRTGFKIETARGTNWISQKQWLDDSPFLFGMSVIGDSLLNLFRLWPDFQWGVILLARAVK
- a CDS encoding glycosyltransferase family 39 protein; protein product: MGVKWGESAGRRFLHEKGYAPPRILLTNLGVFHILAFGKIEVWTGNRALCSRQEAIAKADSSRSVQAEIGKNRAQVKPRKLSQFPYFVFLLALFLRVFYAASIGERIYWDDDNYLLWASRIVETGGRDVNTLVPPGQTLFLAGVELLPGSTVVNARLLQSLLGALTVLFLYFIGKILLGVTAARLSSFVAALYPFLVYISSALIPQCIFAFLLASAFVLLVLSGEKRRPSLLIPSGISFGLSALFVPLILPVMPAFALWLMISDRIRIRKRLVNVLILTVFTTLPVFLWGMRNYVVEGKFIPIARMGARAFFAANNPLATAEKTSMEERSKMFTPDMMQEIARSREGSAVADSVYMERTKRFVRENPQKFISLCAKRFVYFFDLYPSTFSKNPHTGKLYKAVSVVSFTPVLVFSLLGTLLLGRRWRKMFIVVLVPLLFALFHSFFTTSVRYRIPVEPYMILLASCGFLSLLAYFGFRSRDFS
- a CDS encoding glycosyltransferase family 39 protein; translated protein: MKPEFRRSPRFWLLAIFMLALAVRLIYLGVMVGFNSPVPLRYDDGTYDGLARSIASGHGMTLWDKPSTIVSPGYPYFIGGCYAIFGPAPSGPRVVQALIGSSTVVLVSAFALELGLGLPAAVLAGTIASFHPSAVYFTGRYFPMILHAALLAAAIYALLRWRRRGWLWLIMSGVMLGIAALVRSDVLMLVPLMALSLLPLVGWGRRWVAAAVLLVGIAYALQLPWLVRCERIGGLQAFPTTFTWRTLWGGDNPWSRGGPVTAERIIAHYDTPGSEAGLRPAMREQLFALRQWQAIRTQMTEAQAESAFKYMTLTWRAREPGRYIANIGRKLLAFASPWPMQGGDVLRRYGLILGLSYGIWLPLALIGFVAAWRLGPARWMFIAVVLQILMTTAAVCGHPRLRFATEVLFMPYAGYGIVRLRDWLIRRRRPDAGTESSPGTHA